TTACACTGATTTGCCATTGAAAAGAGGAAATCAGAGTCATCCTGAGACATATCCGGACAGTTGTAAACACTCCTAAATAAGGTCAGGTACTTGTTACAGAAGATAAGGGGGTCATCACCTGTCCTGAACCTATATCTTCTCAGGGTATTCTCACCCCTTATGTCTCTCCCTCCCATGATACGCTGCAGTTCCTTCCTTCTTAAGTCCACACCACTATCATCATCtcccatgtgtgtagatgacaatTGTGCGGCCAGAGGCCCAGGAAGCCATGCTTGGAGCAGAGACCATGCATCCTTATTACACAAGTTGTATTGCTTCACCACAGCTTCAAATTTATTGGATACAATTATTGGTGATTCATTTGTATCCCATTCTCCAATGACCTGACACAGATGTAGTCTATCCTGGATGGTGAGTGTTGGAGACTTATCTGCAGGTATTAGATTGTGTTCATCACTCCAACCCCCAGGTGTGACAATGCATACATCTGCTGCTTTATGGCACGTCTGGTTTTGTACTTGGAGGGaccggatctgctcttcttgtttaCACAGTTGGGCCATTGATTCAGACAACTGACCCTCTAGTGAGGTAATTAACACGTCCCTCTGATGGATCTCCCTCTCTAAGGACTTTATATGCCTTTCAGTAGATACAGAACTCAATCTACACTCATGGAGCTGCTTATCCAACTCATGATTTCTTAAAGACAGCTCATCCACCTTTGCTTGTAGATTATCCATCTCACTAGTTGTTTTTGCTGAAATTTCAATCACAGAGTCACTGATTCTGTCTATACTTTCCTTACATTGGAGCCTTTGTATGTACCAATTTACTTCCTTTACCTCAGCCAATTCTTTCATCTTAATGAGCATCATGATTTCATTGCCCAACCTTTCTTTCTTCCCTCTCTTACTGAGCACTTTCCTTTCTAACTTCTCATTATGGGCCTTACATTGCATCATCAGCTCCTTATATTGCTCCTCTAGTGAACCATGTGCACATGAATGGTAGCGAGCAGAGGAATACTTTTTCACAAACTTTTGAACAAGTTCCATCTCTGTTACCACAATACACTAACAAACACACAAAATGACAAACTGAGCAAATACAGTTTGTGTAATTAACTACTACACTAATGTTCCGAAAGGCTACTTTACACACTGCTTACAGCTTTATACTCATTCAATCTAGGAAAATGTACAGCTATACCCAGGAACAAACTTTTTCCTACAACTTTACCTCTGTACACTAAACACAACCGCTCACACTTAACGTTAACCTACAATCTCAACAAGCGACTTCCTATACATTCACATAAAACAACCTGGCTTATCAAAGATAGTAATGTAATATGAAAACTTGTTACTTACCAGGATTTTCTCTGTACCAAAGATCCAAATTCCATTCATAGCTTGAAATAGCGCAGATATGTTGACGTGGATTCTCTGTAGAATTTAAATTACAGGTCCAGACTGGGGTGCcaaatgtaaaatctgcttggtcttggggtgccagttaatattaaattaacaacaatattcaatggatctttacaggggatttattaagggtacaatacagggaaatacacatagagggtaaactaactaagggacagagagatggtgggaaggaagtgctctaactaaagatctgtataccatcatatatacacacacacatagctcacacacattgcccatcatcccacctctaccgctgtcttggccaatccaatgatgatgtagaatcaatacattcttatcacacaacttgcaggacaagtaacttgagtctttgtttcccacatCTGGTAGAATCTCCAGGGGGCGatggcctccaggtgtaatagcacagtccattgttatcacatgcatctgtctctacaatctttattaggggcaatgtaggcatttatggcttagttcttcctctgtccacaaagacccttaaactgtctcaagccacatcatgcCATATTTccaacagggggcagtattatagtagttatattcctgtacatagggggcagtattatagtagttctactcttgtacatagggggcagtattatagtagttatattcctgtacatagggggcagtattatagtagttatattctagaaggcaggattaaatgtgttattctatatataccaACAATTTGTCGGTTATGACCCCACCCATATTGTCTGACCACAACCACTGgtcttgactccgcccataaaatggggccgcttttacagttttttccagggccattttaaattcccagtccgcccctgcgcgGCGAGTCTCAACTGTTTACATACAGCCAGCTAAATGGAGTGCACTGGTGGTATTAAAATACACGCAGCAACTTTTAAGGGTAATTGGTGCAGGCACTGATTGCGGTTCTGACCAGAGGGTTTAGTGTTTGGGTAACCGAACCTGAACTTTCAGGATTGGGTTCGGCTGAACTCGGTGAACCGTAACCTGAGAGTTTCCGCTCATTCCTAATAAGGATCTCCTGCACCTTATTACCCAAGCCAGACAGTGTGTCGAAAATGCAGCAAAGGTTCAAAACTAAAaatctttattaaccccttctgcattcagcctattttggcctctaggacgcagccccatttttcaaatctgccctgtgtcactataagtggttatagctttggaacgctatgagatatccaggggattttgacactgttttctcgtgacacattgtacttcaaattagtttaaaaatttggatgatatcttttgtgtttcaactgaaatttggcaaaaatttggaagaaTTATTTAATTTcatagttctaaattctctacttttgaagcagatagcagATAATTTGTTACTTACATTTCCcagctttatgttggatggttttttaagatttctCATATTTTATTAGGATCTTCCAATTTCCACATTTCTTGGAAAATCTCCAaaccctgtatttagatggacctgctcaacttttaattgactgtgagagacctaaataataacAAGgctagtaaattaccccattatggaagctgcacccctcaatgtatgaaaaagcactttaaagaagtttgttaactctttagatgttttataggggttaaaacaatattgAGGTGCGttttacaaattgtaatatttttatacaatacattaattttgggtggaaaattaaacattcacaatagattaaataacaaaaagctccacaaagtttgatacccaacttTTCCTGAGTGCACCAATACCCCATGTgtagtggtaaactgctgtatgggcgcactgctgggcatagaatgggaggaggcgccattcagatcaGATTTGCATTTTCACATTGTatgggctataatttttttttctttttttaatgtggacctataggggcttattcttTTGCCAcaggagatgcacttttctgttaCATCTATATCTgttgcatctatagctaattgataagattttataactctttgttggtggagaaaatgaaaatgataaatttttggtaagatgtttttgtttgttttgttggacgttcaccataccataaaaataataaattatttttattctttgggttgccgcGTTTACGGAGataactcatttatatagatttttttcccccaattttaCTCAATAATAACTAATTTGGAAAAAATGTTGTTCATGTTCATCACTgtcttttcaaatgcataacttttttatttttcgtctgaCAAATGACAaaccattttttaaagggtattaaaaaaaataatattttttttggaaggttttttttttttaggggttcACAGTGCGGGTccagttttattatacagattgttaaggacgcggcaataccaaatatatgggtttttaatttttttttttccattttactgcataaaaacataatttggagaaaatcttgctcATTTTGGCATCACTCtcttttcagatgcataacttttcttttatacagattgttatggacatgGCGATACCAAACATGTGGGTTGTTTTGTGcattttagtttttcttatactttattaagtgtttgcatgggaaagtgacattcagaagcttgacgtaatagtactgcaaaatacAGGAACGCACCTCCACCATGCAGTACTACAGGTGCTTCAGAGAGGAAAATTTAAAATGACAACTAATATATTCACTACTCTGCTGGCTCTGGGACACAGGCTGAAGCATCTGTCAGTGAGCAAGGTTAAAGTTTTACTTTATTTCAAACACAATATAACacaggcattttttaaaaaacatttgttatatacagtactttgcCTATAGCAACCTTTCCCCTGATAAAAAATACCACTCTTGTGACCATAATAAGATATACAAATATGACCCATATTAGGAAGTATAGATATATGGATGGATAGCCGTATATATACGGATATATATAACGGTTGTAGGCGGACTGCTGGGGCACAGACATCATCCAACATTTTCCATGTAGCAGTAAGCAGCTGGAGGCATAGGCGTCATCTAACATTCACACTGTCATATTATTCTTGTAATGGTTTTCTGACAAATGTTGGTCAACAATGTTGAGTATTATGGAATGAATAACAAAGTGTGCTGCTCCCAATCAATTGTGTACTCGGTACAACCAAGTGCATAATTAAATACAAATTGTCTCTTTATAAAAACTATATGTAGCTCTGAGATTTCAGAAGATATCATGGAAGGTCCTTGAACTTTAGCAATAAATTGCATCTATAGGTAGATCAGGGGTGCGCAGACTTCCCAGACCAAGCAATAAATAATACAACCTCAGAATAGACAATTATACTGGAGATAGTTTTTAAATGCATGTTAAGAAATAGTACATGTATTTTACTTATGGAACCAAGTACCAGGGACAGTTTTAGAACTGGTGGGTACCTGAGCAAAATTAATtatgtgtcaggattcgggatgcgtggatcctctggaccaccgccgtaggtggtactagccgacacccgagACCAGAATTTaatcgggatggtcttgctgcgggcgggtaccacaaggtcgttccacaggtgcgactagaccGCGGTGGcaaccgaggtcgaggtaccttagcggaagacagtctcgtgatcaggtccaggcacaggatcagggcaggcgatgcaaggtcaagtccaatccgtggtcagcaacgggaggtccaggcagatgggaacgggaacacaggaacatgggatacaggcacacaggaacacgggaacacaggagaaggaacacacaggaacacgggaactcaagaactcacaggaacgcaggaatgttGCAGAGAATCTGtctctaaggcgtaggcacaaagatccggcagggtgtgatgggagaggcaggtttaaatagctggTTACCAATtactggtgtgctggccctttaaatttcctgaagtcgGTGCACGCGTGCCTTCCTCAGGGAAGCGTGCGCACTGAGCGAGAACAGGaatcaggagcggggacaggtgagtggcGCTGGTGCTCTCCCGCGGGCagcgaggggcatgggtgagcccgcgacccgcaataTGGGTTGTGACACCCGTGACATTATGTCTAGCACTTTTAGGGGTGTTTCTAAGGTTATAAAAGATAGAGTTCACAAAATCAATAAAGATATGTGACCACCACCACACATTCAGGAAAAACTCACAGACAGCAAATGCACAGTTAAATTACCATAAGGGAAATTCTCCTGTGTCTTCTGAAATAAGGCACTGCAGAAAAAAAGCTATACCTCAGGAACTGGTCTGCTGTAGCATTCAAACTTTGTACTGCAAGCTTTGAAAGTCATGAATGACTATGGTCATAATAATCAATGCTGCATTTGAATTTTGTTAAGATATGCAATTTACACACAGTGAAGAGTAGATTCTACAGATTTCAAATGCCTATAGATGTGGACCACAGGCTTTGTATTGTTTAACATATGGTGCTCATTACCAATGCAAGCGTTGCAGTGGAAACGCATATA
The genomic region above belongs to Engystomops pustulosus unplaced genomic scaffold, aEngPut4.maternal MAT_SCAFFOLD_949, whole genome shotgun sequence and contains:
- the LOC140112672 gene encoding posterior protein-like, producing the protein MNGIWIFGTEKILCIVVTEMELVQKFVKKYSSARYHSCAHGSLEEQYKELMMQCKAHNEKLERKVLSKRGKKERLGNEIMMLIKMKELAEVKEVNWYIQRLQCKESIDRISDSVIEISAKTTSEMDNLQAKVDELSLRNHELDKQLHECRLSSVSTERHIKSLEREIHQRDVLITSLEGQLSESMAQLCKQEEQIRSLQVQNQTCHKAADVCIVTPGGWSDEHNLIPADKSPTLTIQDRLHLCQVIGEWDTNESPIIVSNKFEAVVKQYNLCNKDAWSLLQAWLPGPLAAQLSSTHMGDDDSGVDLRRKELQRIMGGRDIRGENTLRRYRFRTGDDPLIFCNKYLTLFRSVYNCPDMSQDDSDFLFSMANQCNVNYTTKVALRNATSLENFINILRDWCEESNNRDEPSGYLSTEYRARRTRYV